AGCTACCGACGAATTTCAAATCAGTTTTATCGTCTTTCTCTAGAGCGATATCGAATAATCAATATTCACCCGACgatacgaatgaaaattaattctgttgctatttaatattttttctccctTCAACATCGTTGATCGTACATTTTTCATGTTTCACGCTTGCATGActgcttttttaaaaatctattttaatattacgattaCACGATTAATACTTgacatttttttctctcctcgtcttttatttttccgttTTCCACTTTGACGCAGATAAAAGTTCGTCGTGATTTGCACGCTACTTTGGTGCACAGTGAGATTAGGTGATTTTTTTTCACGATAATTGAATTCTGAGTGTTTCCGTGGTTTTTACCTGCGGGTTCTGTGGCTGTCGACAAAATGATACGATATTCGTAAGCCCCTTCGTCGTTACGGGCTTCCAGGATATAGTCCTTCTCCGTGTCGGATTTTTGCACGCTGTCGATCGTCAGGATCACGCTCCACGCTCCTCTTCCctgtaaaaaacaaattttttgatCACTTAACTATTCGATCTTTTACCAATCAAACGTTCTCTAATCCTAAAGATGATTAATTTTTGCCGtcataaaattgaatataaagatatcgatattttaatttttacttttggaATGTTTTCGAATTCGTTTATCTAACGAGCAGAGGCCAGGATCACTTTTGCATTTAAACGACGCTGTAATTTCAATCTCCGACATCCTGTGGTCCGAACAAATTCCACCAACCGATATTACGCgtatttcgatgaattttaatttgatcatattaatattatgaattCATTGTTGAATGTTTAATTTCGTAAGCCGCATTATTATGCTAAATTTTTCACTAGCTGTGGAGTCCCcgaaaaaattttcttaatggtaatttatctataaaatttccaagCCTTCtgcatttaattatttcaacaacggaaacaaaaaatcAGTTTAATCTACCTTTCTCCGAACGAGACGAATAATTCAACagttttacttattttttcctGTTGCCTCTTTTATACAAAATGAGACAGTTTTTGATACCGATAGTCGAATTATTTCGGGCGATTTCACTGCACGAACTCTAGCATCCGAATCGGCTGGAATTTCATTAAAGCTGTTTGATTAGCGAGAAACTTTGCGAGTCACGCAAATGTATAAAAAGCGCTAAGTGCACCGTGAAAATCGATGCTCTGGAATGCGGAATCTTTGTTCCATTACCTTCACTCGTATTCTCCTCCATTTCTCGTTCGTTCCTCAATTTACTCTTTCGTTGTTTTTTCACGAGAAAGCTCCCTTGGCAACTCAAATTCTACTAGCTTCGGTATCTATTCCATCATTTTCTTCATTGATAATTCGATTCGAATCTCTTTTTACCAATTAATCTTTACATACTTCATTTCTATATATAGCTTTACCTTTTGCTTCGTAGAATTCAATGTGCATTACTATTCAAGCGTCTCGAGGAAcgttcaaaaaaatattcaacattTATAGCTGGAATTTTCATTCTGTGTTCGTTCGACCGAGTGAATTGAGAGAACACAATCGACGCGAACCTTTTAATAGTAAAGTCTATCAGACTTTTCAagtggaagaatattttatttatctgatAATAGAAGCTCGTTCACGTGGAAAACTTTTAAGACGGATTTCTTTCGATACGTTTCTAATCTCGAATTAATGCGTCATGTTTTTGTATTGATTTATACGTATCTCTAACTTTCGATAGTATTCATTACTTAGAATAATGTGATTCttggattttttaaatgtctGTGTATTTTCCATCTTGTTGTATGTtcgatattacatttttttaaatatgtaatgtTTCATATCAAATAGATATggatcataataataataagaatatatatgtacagatATGAATTTGATAGAAGGTATaagaaatttcgttaatttacCAGATCTACAGCGGTCGAGGTTTCGAGTCGATTGCTTTCGTCTGGGTTACCCTCGGTGATCATTTCATTGTTCACTCGCCATTTGAAATGCGGCCTAGGGTTTGCGTAAACGGTCACGTTCACGATACCCTGGTGTCCAACTACGTATCCAAAACGCTCGATGGTTGGTTGCGGTTGAGGAGgatctaaaaagaaaatttctatttttaattgtttctcaTCTTCCacagatttaaatattccgtCGTAATACACGTCATTGATAGAAATTCCAtgctgaaaataaaatatttcgaatatctCCATATACGCatgaaagatttttaatttggaaaaatagaaataaatcgCTAGCAAGCTTACGGTTGagttattagaatttttattctttcctttttttaaatttcttacgtTTAAAAAGTGTTTGTACTTTTATTAGCAAAGAAAGGGTTTCTTTTTACATTACGTGTTAAGATTTGCAATTTCGTATATCGTTCGAATAATCGATTGCTTACAGAAAACTTGCAGTTGCATAGTAGTTTCCTTAGGCCGGTCGAGTGCAATGTGGCTGGCAACGCATCGAAGGATTTTTCCATTGTCCGTCCAATCCAAACTACGCGATGCATTTTGCACGGCCAGTGAGTTGTCGTCCAGGTTCGAGTCGTAAATCGTAGGTCTTTCTTCGTTGCCGATAGGTTCGTCGTCTAGTTATCATAAAAAGGACACAGAACTGAGTACGGTATAACCTCTGacaaaaagttaattaaaaattcctctATATCGCCGACTAATTACCAAGGAACAAAGAAACATTGGCTGCTGGTCGTCCGGCTGGTGCGCTGCAACTCACTTccaatttttctccttttctgtatatatttcttccatCGGATCCAGGACTAGCGTGAAGCTCTGGATTGTTCGGCGGTTCTGAAAATCCAGTTGCAagcattaattatttcttaaatgcaAGAACGacgttgaattttctattgaaaGTCAAGTCGTTAAAATTGCCCCGGCTACGTCGATGCTCGTTAATTTACCACGGTTCAAGCAGAAGAAAACTTGCagatctttatttaaattcgcTCGAAACATCTGCAAGTCTCCATCATGACCCGTTTTCGTCATTTATCTTTATCGACTTTATCTGAAAATAGTAATTTCCTTTTGCGCTACCATCTCCTCCTTCTACAAACCCGTCGCGTAAGCAATTCTCTTAACGAAGATTAATTAGCTCTCGAATTCCCGCACACGTATATTCCACACCGTAATATTTTTCCCTGTACGGGGGAATACTTTTCTCAGACAACTAACGTCGCGAAGTTTTACAACGATTTTCTCATTAATTTCGAGGCTACGCGTAAAAACGATGACGATTAATTACGCGCACTCTTTTAATTATGCTTCGACTCCTTTGCAATTAAGGATTGGCATCTGATGCATGTGACATACACTGCTGTTTCTGACTGTGTTAAAACGAATTCTTTAGCGATTCTTTTCAACGTATAAGGCTATGATAAGAGTAACTGCATCTTTCTGATGATCTGATTGACGAATATGCCAGAACGATCAGACGTATAGACTCTTGTGAGAGAAGCTGTAACGTTCTTCGGATGTTTGGTTCGCCAGGACTCGTATCAACTGTAACCATAGCCTAAGAAAGATACGAGGAAAAGGAAACTGGTACTTCCAGtcttattattaatcttaacgcGAGTTGTCAAATTAAAATCAGACCTTAAAGAGTGAAAtggatagaaaataataatacgtactagctACGATAATTCTCGTAGATGCCTGTGCCTCCGCTCGACGTTCGGTGGTTGTCAGGGTGCACTTGAAAATTCCATCGTGACTTTCCTTGATCTTGGCAATGTGAACGCCGCATTGGCCAGCCTCCGTGCCTTCTCCGTAATACTCGATACCATCTTCAGACGGTTGTCCCTTGGATAACACCATACCACCTTCTTCGCCAGGTATTTCGACACGGCAGACCCGTAGTGGTCTACCCACTCTGCACAAAATTTGCAAACTCTCGCCCAGTCGTACGGCAGTCTGATGTTTTGGCTCGATGTCCACGACTAGGTTCGGTTTCGATGCTGGAACCAAGAGAAAGAATAATTAGATTCTctgatgaaaataatttcaaaggCACGCTATATTATATCACGTGAAAATTTGCGCACGAAACGGGacgaatttaaaagaattgcAACCCTGATGGTTTTCACAGACACTAGAcgttatgaatatattatattatatcgcgAAAATGCATACTGTAGTATACCTATTATATAAAAACGCGTATGTGAAACGTGATGAATTTAAAGAGATTAAAATTCCGTTAGTTTCATCAGACGTTATTTCAAAGTCTGTCTGAATTTTTCTCCCGGCAGTTAATTTTTTTGCAACCTACCAAGCAATTGAATTATCGCGCGAAGGAACAGGGTTGAAGcttcataatttttcttaatctccgcgttacacgttacttctTGCCAGGTACTGTGAATCCTGCGCGTTTGTGGCACTCGCTTTCGAGAACAttcgttataatttcattgaaacgcGTGGAAATTCGTGGTGCATATAATCGGCGAAGTAACGAAGATACAGTGTTTTAGCGAGGAAGTGACAATAAGTGTAGTCGTTTCTAGTGGACGATATCGTGCTATTTATATGCGAATGGAGTTCTTGCGAGGAGAGTTAAGGGAGGTGTTAAATTTATGGATACGTGTCCGCTTTCAATGGCTCGTAACTTATAATAATCAAGAAGACGCGCAATAAAAGCCTGCCTTCATCGACTACGTGGGCGACGAAGATTTAATATCAGCGTCACCTTGAAATTGCACGTCATCCCACgacgttaattttaatttccagtCGATTCGTTGCACGGTATAATAATCGTCATTACGCTCGCGGAGAGGCGTAACCATGGTTTTTCGGCTGTGCTTTTATACTTGCGTCGCCTCGTGCTTTCGACTCTTCGTAAAGAAAATCGTAAAACTCATATAAGACGTTTCATTTCGAAGAATGAAACTTGCACTGtatgaaaacattttatacgatttcatactttttatattctttgtaCTTCTTTTATGACTTCGCTCGTCCTGCTTTCCAACTTTGTGAAATTGATTTCTTTAATCTTAATTCCTAAAAGCTTCTTTTATATTAGACTTTTTATACCTTAATTCCACTTCTACGGCTTCTTATTTCAAATTCTTAATCTTCCGCCATCGTTCTCTACACTTTTACAATAAACTGACGGAAGCGTTTCCTACTTTCTTATACTTCTATAAATAACACTTTCGATCGTTTCATATTCTTCGAAGATAATAACGGTATTACATTCTACGGAACATAAATAAGATTTCAAATTCTTTCGAGCGACAGACGTGATACAAATACCTGTGTATCGTTGTATCGTTTTATCGAGTAACAAAACGACGTGAGATTACGTTTCCCATTTTGCACGGCTACCTCTTTTCCAATCGGTTTTCCCTATTTGCTCCCCACAACGTGGCTGGAACTTGCAGCGCGATCGTTCATCTAAAACAGCGCGGAAAAAAAGAC
This Bombus pascuorum chromosome 1, iyBomPasc1.1, whole genome shotgun sequence DNA region includes the following protein-coding sequences:
- the LOC132915736 gene encoding fasciclin-3 isoform X7, whose protein sequence is MCMELTSHFKMTIVWVCLIGLLCSTAVKASKPNLVVDIEPKHQTAVRLGESLQILCRVGRPLRVCRVEIPGEEGGMVLSKGQPSEDGIEYYGEGTEAGQCGVHIAKIKESHDGIFKCTLTTTERRAEAQASTRIIVAKPPNNPELHASPGSDGRNIYRKGEKLEVSCSAPAGRPAANVSLFLDDEPIGNEERPTIYDSNLDDNSLAVQNASRSLDWTDNGKILRCVASHIALDRPKETTMQLQVFYPPQPQPTIERFGYVVGHQGIVNVTVYANPRPHFKWRVNNEMITEGNPDESNRLETSTAVDLGRGAWSVILTIDSVQKSDTEKDYILEARNDEGAYEYRIILSTATEPAGVDLDAGSIIGIVVGALVLLLIVFILIFARATGRWCFAARRRGDEEAASGVGAGSEAHITPGDEDEEDHEDPRIIDEKIPQGGQENPIHASTEYVNGRTDIKEPKKDEKTDTPV
- the LOC132915736 gene encoding fasciclin-3 isoform X6 codes for the protein MCMELTSHFKMTIVWVCLIGLLCSTAVKASKPNLVVDIEPKHQTAVRLGESLQILCRVGRPLRVCRVEIPGEEGGMVLSKGQPSEDGIEYYGEGTEAGQCGVHIAKIKESHDGIFKCTLTTTERRAEAQASTRIIVAKPPNNPELHASPGSDGRNIYRKGEKLEVSCSAPAGRPAANVSLFLDDEPIGNEERPTIYDSNLDDNSLAVQNASRSLDWTDNGKILRCVASHIALDRPKETTMQLQVFYPPQPQPTIERFGYVVGHQGIVNVTVYANPRPHFKWRVNNEMITEGNPDESNRLETSTAVDLGRGAWSVILTIDSVQKSDTEKDYILEARNDEGAYEYRIILSTATEPAGPFGHFYGKLSEHMHALGVDLDAGSIIGIVVGALVLLLIVFILIFARATGRWCFAARRRGDEEAASGVGAGSEAHITPGDEDEEDHEDPRIIDEKIPQGGQENPIHASTEYVNGRTDIKEPKKDEKTDTPV
- the LOC132915736 gene encoding fasciclin-3 isoform X1 — protein: MCMELTSHFKMTIVWVCLIGLLCSTAVKASKPNLVVDIEPKHQTAVRLGESLQILCRVGRPLRVCRVEIPGEEGGMVLSKGQPSEDGIEYYGEGTEAGQCGVHIAKIKESHDGIFKCTLTTTERRAEAQASTRIIVAKPPNNPELHASPGSDGRNIYRKGEKLEVSCSAPAGRPAANVSLFLDDEPIGNEERPTIYDSNLDDNSLAVQNASRSLDWTDNGKILRCVASHIALDRPKETTMQLQVFYPPQPQPTIERFGYVVGHQGIVNVTVYANPRPHFKWRVNNEMITEGNPDESNRLETSTAVDLGRGAWSVILTIDSVQKSDTEKDYILEARNDEGAYEYRIILSTATEPAGPFGHFYGKLSEHMHALGVDLDAGSIIGIVVGALVLLLIVFILIFARATGRWCFAGNTTSRNLGESKSHRIQDFADPAASVSLLRFEKSKSADETDRRRSDTESAGRYSRTEVDGSRGERKSRISLSRLFKRNKDKVSGADTDTVRTVVTVDDEKLQPGMPATQETKLNPTTGEGGIVYAELDLTQQQQSVPRRLNEDKTEYAEILYTKPATEEQQQTPNE
- the LOC132915736 gene encoding fasciclin-3 isoform X2 codes for the protein MCMELTSHFKMTIVWVCLIGLLCSTAVKASKPNLVVDIEPKHQTAVRLGESLQILCRVGRPLRVCRVEIPGEEGGMVLSKGQPSEDGIEYYGEGTEAGQCGVHIAKIKESHDGIFKCTLTTTERRAEAQASTRIIVAKPPNNPELHASPGSDGRNIYRKGEKLEVSCSAPAGRPAANVSLFLDDEPIGNEERPTIYDSNLDDNSLAVQNASRSLDWTDNGKILRCVASHIALDRPKETTMQLQVFYPPQPQPTIERFGYVVGHQGIVNVTVYANPRPHFKWRVNNEMITEGNPDESNRLETSTAVDLGRGAWSVILTIDSVQKSDTEKDYILEARNDEGAYEYRIILSTATEPAGPFGHFYGVDLDAGSIIGIVVGALVLLLIVFILIFARATGRWCFAGNTTSRNLGESKSHRIQDFADPAASVSLLRFEKSKSADETDRRRSDTESAGRYSRTEVDGSRGERKSRISLSRLFKRNKDKVSGADTDTVRTVVTVDDEKLQPGMPATQETKLNPTTGEGGIVYAELDLTQQQQSVPRRLNEDKTEYAEILYTKPATEEQQQTPNE
- the LOC132915736 gene encoding fasciclin-3 isoform X4 → MCMELTSHFKMTIVWVCLIGLLCSTAVKASKPNLVVDIEPKHQTAVRLGESLQILCRVGRPLRVCRVEIPGEEGGMVLSKGQPSEDGIEYYGEGTEAGQCGVHIAKIKESHDGIFKCTLTTTERRAEAQASTRIIVAKPPNNPELHASPGSDGRNIYRKGEKLEVSCSAPAGRPAANVSLFLDDEPIGNEERPTIYDSNLDDNSLAVQNASRSLDWTDNGKILRCVASHIALDRPKETTMQLQVFYPPQPQPTIERFGYVVGHQGIVNVTVYANPRPHFKWRVNNEMITEGNPDESNRLETSTAVDLGRGAWSVILTIDSVQKSDTEKDYILEARNDEGAYEYRIILSTATEPAGPFGHFYGKLSEHMHALGVDLDAGSIIGIVVGALVLLLIVFILIFARATGRWCFAGNTTSRNLGESSDTESAGRYSRTEVDGSRGERKSRISLSRLFKRNKDKVSGADTDTVRTVVTVDDEKLQPGMPATQETKLNPTTGEGGIVYAELDLTQQQQSVPRRLNEDKTEYAEILYTKPATEEQQQTPNE
- the LOC132915736 gene encoding fasciclin-3 isoform X3, yielding MCMELTSHFKMTIVWVCLIGLLCSTAVKASKPNLVVDIEPKHQTAVRLGESLQILCRVGRPLRVCRVEIPGEEGGMVLSKGQPSEDGIEYYGEGTEAGQCGVHIAKIKESHDGIFKCTLTTTERRAEAQASTRIIVAKPPNNPELHASPGSDGRNIYRKGEKLEVSCSAPAGRPAANVSLFLDDEPIGNEERPTIYDSNLDDNSLAVQNASRSLDWTDNGKILRCVASHIALDRPKETTMQLQVFYPPQPQPTIERFGYVVGHQGIVNVTVYANPRPHFKWRVNNEMITEGNPDESNRLETSTAVDLGRGAWSVILTIDSVQKSDTEKDYILEARNDEGAYEYRIILSTATEPAGVDLDAGSIIGIVVGALVLLLIVFILIFARATGRWCFAGNTTSRNLGESKSHRIQDFADPAASVSLLRFEKSKSADETDRRRSDTESAGRYSRTEVDGSRGERKSRISLSRLFKRNKDKVSGADTDTVRTVVTVDDEKLQPGMPATQETKLNPTTGEGGIVYAELDLTQQQQSVPRRLNEDKTEYAEILYTKPATEEQQQTPNE
- the LOC132915736 gene encoding fasciclin-3 isoform X5; this translates as MVLSKGQPSEDGIEYYGEGTEAGQCGVHIAKIKESHDGIFKCTLTTTERRAEAQASTRIIVAKPPNNPELHASPGSDGRNIYRKGEKLEVSCSAPAGRPAANVSLFLDDEPIGNEERPTIYDSNLDDNSLAVQNASRSLDWTDNGKILRCVASHIALDRPKETTMQLQVFYPPQPQPTIERFGYVVGHQGIVNVTVYANPRPHFKWRVNNEMITEGNPDESNRLETSTAVDLGRGAWSVILTIDSVQKSDTEKDYILEARNDEGAYEYRIILSTATEPAGPFGHFYGKLSEHMHALGVDLDAGSIIGIVVGALVLLLIVFILIFARATGRWCFAGNTTSRNLGESKSHRIQDFADPAASVSLLRFEKSKSADETDRRRSDTESAGRYSRTEVDGSRGERKSRISLSRLFKRNKDKVSGADTDTVRTVVTVDDEKLQPGMPATQETKLNPTTGEGGIVYAELDLTQQQQSVPRRLNEDKTEYAEILYTKPATEEQQQTPNE